The following coding sequences are from one Arthrobacter crystallopoietes window:
- a CDS encoding glycosyltransferase family 9 protein, translating to MSRVLVARLDSAGDVLLAGPAVRAVAAGRAGRPNEVLMLCGPQGTAAAQLLPGVADVFTWASPWIVDPAPPVTEDHIAALCDWVRGRRIEEAVILTSFHQSPLPLAMLLRLAGVERITAASTDYAGSLLDMRLKPGEDFPEDQPEAERALQIAAAAGYRLPANDDGRLRVRDVPDVGWLAGTEPYVAVHPGAAVPARAWPPLHHAAAVELLIAAGYRVVVTGGPAEAELTATVAGPDGLDLGGRTDLHSLAGVLAGASAVVTGNTGPAHLAAAVGTPVVSLFAPVVPAVRWAPYKVPLELLGDQNAPCRLSRARVCPVPGHPCLSGVEPEEVVAAVQRLTTGVTSLPTRRETRNA from the coding sequence ATGAGCCGGGTGCTGGTAGCCAGGCTGGACAGCGCGGGGGACGTGCTGCTCGCCGGTCCCGCCGTCCGTGCCGTCGCCGCGGGCAGAGCCGGTCGGCCCAACGAGGTCCTGATGTTGTGCGGGCCGCAGGGGACCGCAGCGGCACAGCTGCTGCCCGGCGTTGCCGACGTGTTCACCTGGGCCAGTCCGTGGATCGTGGATCCGGCGCCGCCGGTCACCGAGGACCATATCGCCGCGCTGTGCGATTGGGTGCGCGGCCGCCGGATTGAAGAGGCCGTGATCCTGACGTCGTTCCACCAGTCCCCGCTGCCGCTGGCCATGCTGCTGCGGCTGGCCGGGGTGGAACGGATTACCGCGGCGTCCACCGACTATGCCGGTTCGCTGCTGGATATGCGGCTCAAGCCGGGTGAAGACTTTCCTGAAGACCAGCCGGAGGCCGAGCGCGCCCTGCAGATCGCCGCGGCGGCGGGCTACCGTCTGCCGGCTAACGACGACGGGCGGCTGCGCGTGCGCGACGTTCCGGACGTCGGCTGGCTGGCTGGCACCGAACCGTACGTCGCCGTCCATCCCGGCGCGGCCGTCCCCGCGAGGGCCTGGCCGCCGCTGCACCATGCGGCCGCAGTGGAACTGCTCATCGCCGCCGGCTACCGCGTGGTGGTCACCGGCGGTCCCGCGGAGGCGGAACTGACCGCGACGGTGGCGGGCCCGGACGGGTTGGACCTGGGCGGCCGGACGGACCTGCACAGCCTGGCGGGCGTGCTGGCAGGTGCTTCCGCCGTCGTAACCGGCAATACCGGTCCCGCGCATCTGGCGGCCGCCGTCGGAACTCCCGTGGTCAGCCTTTTCGCCCCGGTGGTTCCGGCCGTGCGCTGGGCGCCGTACAAAGTGCCGCTGGAACTGCTGGGGGACCAGAACGCGCCGTGCCGGCTCAGCCGCGCCCGCGTCTGCCCGGTGCCCGGCCACCCCTGCCTGTCCGGCGTCGAACCCGAAGAAGTGGTGGCGGCCGTGCAGCGGCTGACCACCGGAGTTACGTCCTTGCCCACCCGCAGAGAGACGAGGAACGCATGA
- a CDS encoding D-glycero-alpha-D-manno-heptose-1,7-bisphosphate 7-phosphatase, producing the protein MSRHVIDPPQAVLFDRDGTLVVDVPYNADPQLVRPMPGAAEALNAVRRAGLRCGVLTNQSGIARGLLQRPQVDAVNARVEELLGPFDLWEVCPHGPMDGCGCRKPAPGMILSACCRLGLQPSEVAFIGDIGADVEAAAAAGATGVLVPTPVTRAEEVGAAELVAPDLAAALELLLGTGWLPDRELSEAGRTRDADVVRGSL; encoded by the coding sequence ATGAGTCGCCACGTTATTGATCCGCCGCAGGCCGTCCTCTTCGACCGGGACGGCACGCTGGTGGTGGACGTTCCGTACAACGCGGACCCGCAACTGGTCCGGCCGATGCCTGGCGCCGCCGAGGCCCTTAATGCGGTTCGCCGCGCCGGACTGCGCTGCGGCGTGCTGACCAACCAATCGGGCATTGCCCGCGGTCTGCTGCAGCGCCCGCAGGTGGACGCAGTCAACGCCCGGGTCGAGGAACTGCTGGGTCCGTTCGACCTCTGGGAAGTCTGCCCGCATGGACCGATGGACGGCTGCGGGTGCCGGAAGCCGGCGCCGGGAATGATCCTCAGCGCCTGCTGCCGGCTCGGCCTGCAGCCGTCCGAAGTCGCCTTCATCGGCGACATCGGTGCCGACGTCGAGGCGGCGGCCGCAGCCGGAGCAACCGGTGTGCTGGTGCCGACCCCGGTGACACGTGCCGAGGAGGTCGGCGCGGCGGAGCTGGTCGCGCCGGATCTGGCCGCTGCCTTAGAGCTGCTGCTGGGAACCGGCTGGCTGCCGGACCGTGAACTCAGCGAAGCTGGCCGGACCCGGGACGCCGACGTGGTGCGGGGCAGCCTATGA
- a CDS encoding glycosyltransferase family 9 protein, whose protein sequence is MEQLMRDGLEPDGRPELLVLRALKLGDLLVAVPALHALRRAYPEHRIIYAAQGWLRPMIELVGSVDDLLDTHGLDVPLALSPGRVDVAVNLHGSGPESHGRIRALQAKRIIGHLSEEWDGPCWQDGVHERERWARLVHWHGIDADPLDYRLQPPAVASPRPGAVVIHVGAAYGSRLWPVDRFAEVARELAAAGHEVLFTGSSGERPRAEKVAAAAGLPAETVVAGELGLGEFAAAVAEASLVISADTGAAHLASAYGRPSVVIFGPAPVAEWGPPPGPHIVLTNESLRVGDTFSDQPDPALLAVSVQDVLSAVSRLGI, encoded by the coding sequence ATGGAGCAATTGATGCGGGACGGACTGGAGCCCGATGGCAGGCCGGAACTGCTGGTGCTGCGCGCCTTGAAGCTCGGCGACCTGCTGGTTGCGGTGCCCGCGCTGCATGCCCTGCGGCGGGCCTACCCGGAGCACCGCATCATCTACGCCGCCCAGGGCTGGCTCCGTCCGATGATCGAACTGGTCGGATCCGTGGATGACCTGCTGGATACGCACGGCCTGGACGTTCCGTTGGCGCTCTCCCCGGGACGGGTGGACGTTGCTGTGAACCTGCATGGCAGCGGACCCGAAAGCCACGGCCGGATTAGGGCCTTGCAGGCCAAACGGATCATTGGCCATCTGTCGGAGGAGTGGGATGGTCCGTGCTGGCAGGACGGCGTCCACGAACGCGAGCGCTGGGCAAGACTCGTCCACTGGCATGGCATCGACGCCGACCCGCTCGACTACCGGCTGCAGCCACCGGCGGTTGCCAGCCCCCGGCCCGGTGCCGTGGTCATCCACGTGGGCGCCGCCTACGGCAGCCGGCTCTGGCCGGTCGATCGCTTTGCCGAAGTTGCGCGGGAACTGGCCGCCGCCGGGCATGAGGTGCTCTTTACCGGCAGCAGCGGCGAGCGGCCGCGCGCCGAAAAGGTGGCAGCCGCCGCCGGCCTCCCCGCCGAAACCGTGGTGGCGGGCGAGCTGGGGCTGGGTGAATTCGCGGCGGCCGTCGCGGAAGCGTCACTGGTCATTTCGGCAGATACTGGAGCCGCCCATCTCGCCTCCGCGTACGGCCGTCCCTCCGTGGTGATCTTCGGGCCGGCCCCGGTAGCCGAATGGGGTCCGCCGCCCGGACCGCACATCGTGCTGACCAACGAATCGCTTCGCGTCGGGGACACCTTTTCGGACCAGCCGGACCCCGCGCTCCTGGCGGTCAGCGTGCAGGACGTGCTGTCCGCGGTGTCCCGGTTGGGCATTTAG
- a CDS encoding sigma-70 family RNA polymerase sigma factor — protein MQLATSNNKVLFRQARRAKGSLRRALEEELVLGHLDIAETAARNYVGTGRELDDLKQVARMGLLKAVRGFDPERGTDFPAYAMPTVTGELKRYLRDSCWVIRPPRHIQDLRTAVAKAGPALAQRLGRDPFLSELADELGESLESVAEALNCQSSLRPESLEADTDGRNLADLLGGADNRLDKAEERLMLRGAIRELSRREQQLLYYRYFEEESQQRVGERVGMTQMQVSRALARILVKLQRQLLEDHDADNGASVRTA, from the coding sequence ATGCAGCTTGCCACCAGCAACAACAAGGTACTCTTTCGCCAGGCGCGACGGGCAAAGGGCTCGCTGCGCCGGGCGCTTGAAGAGGAATTGGTGCTGGGACACCTGGACATCGCGGAAACGGCCGCGCGGAACTACGTGGGAACGGGCCGCGAGCTTGATGACCTGAAGCAGGTTGCGCGGATGGGGCTGCTCAAGGCAGTACGGGGCTTCGATCCTGAACGCGGGACGGATTTTCCTGCTTATGCGATGCCCACGGTGACCGGCGAACTCAAACGGTACTTGCGGGACAGCTGCTGGGTGATCCGGCCGCCGCGTCATATCCAGGACCTGCGCACAGCGGTGGCCAAAGCCGGGCCGGCCCTGGCCCAGCGGCTGGGCCGGGACCCTTTTCTATCAGAGCTGGCGGACGAACTGGGCGAGAGCCTGGAATCGGTAGCCGAGGCCCTGAACTGCCAGAGCAGCCTTCGGCCGGAATCGCTGGAAGCGGATACCGACGGCCGGAACCTGGCTGACTTGCTGGGAGGCGCGGACAACAGGCTGGACAAGGCGGAGGAGCGGCTCATGCTGCGCGGCGCCATCCGCGAGCTCAGCCGGCGCGAGCAGCAGCTGCTGTACTACCGGTACTTCGAGGAGGAATCCCAGCAGCGGGTCGGCGAGCGGGTCGGCATGACGCAGATGCAGGTCTCCCGTGCGCTGGCCCGGATCCTGGTGAAGCTGCAGCGCCAGTTGCTGGAAGACCACGACGCCGACAACGGCGCCAGCGTGCGCACTGCCTAG
- a CDS encoding DMT family transporter, translated as MFWTVLLISAVLEAVWATALGASEGLSRPGPTVLFFIALSLSMVGLGYAMRGIPIGTAYAVWTGAGAVLTVAYAVAFTGESAGLLKVLFLVGIIGCVIGLKVVDSRQPKAEAAAERSGD; from the coding sequence ATGTTTTGGACCGTCTTGCTTATCAGTGCCGTACTGGAAGCCGTCTGGGCAACCGCCCTCGGCGCGTCGGAGGGGCTGTCGCGGCCAGGACCGACAGTGCTTTTCTTTATCGCCCTGTCCCTGAGCATGGTGGGTCTGGGCTATGCCATGCGGGGAATTCCGATCGGCACGGCCTATGCCGTCTGGACAGGAGCCGGGGCGGTGCTGACCGTCGCCTATGCGGTGGCCTTTACCGGTGAGTCCGCTGGGTTGCTGAAGGTTCTTTTCCTCGTCGGGATCATCGGCTGCGTGATCGGGTTGAAGGTCGTCGATTCCAGACAGCCGAAGGCCGAAGCGGCAGCCGAGCGCTCCGGCGACTGA
- a CDS encoding DMT family transporter, whose amino-acid sequence MEWIILILSGVLEAVWATALGASRNFRRLWPTVTFFVAMIVSMAGLAYAMTAIPVGTAYAVWVGVGAVLTAAYSMAFGGEAVSWAKVLLLVGIIGCVVGLKAVG is encoded by the coding sequence ATGGAATGGATAATACTGATCCTGTCCGGTGTGCTGGAAGCGGTGTGGGCGACGGCGCTGGGCGCGTCCAGGAACTTCCGCCGGCTGTGGCCAACGGTCACGTTTTTCGTGGCGATGATCGTCAGCATGGCCGGCCTGGCCTACGCGATGACGGCGATCCCGGTCGGCACCGCTTACGCCGTCTGGGTTGGCGTGGGTGCTGTGCTCACGGCCGCCTACTCGATGGCCTTTGGCGGCGAGGCGGTTTCGTGGGCGAAGGTGCTGCTGCTGGTGGGCATAATCGGCTGCGTGGTAGGCCTGAAGGCGGTGGGTTGA
- a CDS encoding flavin reductase family protein, translating into MENPEPPDSYRLNTGAPTEADIDQYRLLSANAAAGVGVVSTSWRGRDYAATVTGHLSVSYDPPTMLVSLYGESRIAEAVAESGIWALSLLTGSQRGIANWLASPGTPLEGLLTQVPYRRGTVSGAAIVDHALAHFELRTTQIHPAATHLLVVGEVLAMGSAASGADELDPLVHFGSAYYRLDR; encoded by the coding sequence ATGGAGAACCCGGAACCGCCGGACAGCTACCGGCTCAACACCGGCGCGCCGACGGAAGCCGACATCGACCAATACCGCCTGCTCAGCGCCAACGCTGCCGCCGGCGTCGGCGTTGTCTCCACCAGTTGGCGCGGGCGGGACTATGCCGCAACGGTCACCGGCCATCTGTCGGTCTCCTACGATCCGCCCACCATGCTGGTCAGTCTTTACGGTGAGTCCCGCATCGCCGAAGCAGTAGCCGAAAGCGGGATCTGGGCGCTGAGCCTGCTCACCGGCAGCCAGCGCGGTATCGCGAATTGGCTCGCCAGTCCCGGGACACCGCTGGAGGGGCTGCTGACCCAGGTCCCGTACCGGCGCGGAACCGTCTCCGGCGCCGCCATCGTCGATCATGCCCTGGCCCATTTCGAACTACGGACCACGCAGATCCACCCCGCCGCCACGCACCTGCTGGTCGTCGGCGAAGTGCTTGCGATGGGCTCCGCCGCATCGGGTGCGGATGAACTCGACCCGCTTGTCCATTTCGGTTCCGCCTACTACCGGCTGGACCGCTAA
- a CDS encoding YihY/virulence factor BrkB family protein, with protein sequence MTAASSTGSPRDSRKFPPPDSDRKPDSPTDLTKPAWGYIVKRTIREFSSDRCTDLAAAMTYFAVLSVFPGLLAVVSLLGVVGQGEATTRAIIEMLERLGAPENAVSLIEGPINQLTTSTAAGVTLAVGVIGAIWTASGYVRSFGRAMNNIYEVPEGRPIWKLYPIMLGITLSLVIAVVLMMLLFLLSGQVAETIGGMIGLGETALQVWNIAKWPVMVLLLVVMIALLYYATPNVQQPKFRWISIGAFVAILVMAAATAGFGFYVSNFGNYNATYGTIGGVIVLLLWIWIMNVVLLFGAELDAEIERGRQLQAGIEAEETLRLPPRDTRQTLKLRDKELELVNDGRELRHIHSHTNYREG encoded by the coding sequence ATGACCGCAGCGAGCAGCACAGGAAGTCCCCGGGACAGCCGCAAGTTTCCGCCGCCGGACAGCGACCGCAAGCCCGATTCCCCCACCGACCTGACCAAACCCGCCTGGGGCTACATCGTCAAGCGCACAATCCGCGAGTTCAGCTCGGACCGTTGTACGGATCTGGCCGCAGCCATGACCTACTTTGCCGTCTTGTCGGTCTTCCCCGGGCTGCTCGCCGTCGTCTCCCTTCTCGGCGTCGTCGGCCAAGGGGAAGCCACAACCCGGGCCATCATTGAGATGCTGGAAAGGCTGGGTGCTCCGGAAAACGCCGTCAGCCTCATTGAAGGGCCTATTAACCAGCTCACCACGTCCACTGCGGCAGGGGTGACGTTGGCCGTTGGTGTCATCGGTGCCATCTGGACCGCCTCCGGCTATGTGCGCTCCTTCGGACGGGCCATGAACAATATCTACGAAGTGCCCGAGGGCCGGCCGATCTGGAAGCTCTACCCGATCATGCTGGGCATAACGCTCTCGCTCGTGATCGCCGTGGTCCTCATGATGCTGCTCTTCCTGCTCTCCGGCCAGGTGGCAGAAACCATCGGAGGCATGATCGGGCTCGGCGAGACAGCACTCCAAGTTTGGAACATCGCCAAGTGGCCGGTGATGGTACTGCTGCTGGTGGTCATGATCGCCCTGCTGTACTACGCCACGCCGAACGTGCAGCAACCTAAATTCCGGTGGATCAGCATCGGCGCCTTCGTCGCCATCCTGGTTATGGCCGCGGCGACCGCAGGATTTGGTTTCTACGTCTCGAACTTCGGCAACTACAACGCCACCTACGGCACCATCGGCGGCGTGATCGTACTGCTGCTGTGGATTTGGATCATGAATGTAGTGCTGCTCTTCGGCGCCGAACTCGACGCAGAAATAGAACGCGGCCGCCAGTTGCAGGCGGGTATCGAAGCGGAGGAGACACTGCGCCTGCCTCCGCGCGATACCCGCCAGACTCTAAAGCTCCGCGATAAGGAACTCGAGTTGGTCAACGACGGCCGCGAACTACGGCATATCCATTCACATACTAATTACAGGGAAGGCTGA